ACCCAGGCGGGACTCACACCCGCTGGCCTGATCCAGCTTGCAGGACGCAACATGGGGGCGACCCTATGCCGGGCTCAGCTCTCCACGGACGAGACCTCGGCCAGCCGCCAGGTGTCGCGACCCGCCCGCTTGGCGGCGTAGAGCGCCTCGTCGGCGCGGCGCAGCAGCATCGTGGAGGTGGCGCCGTGCGCGGGGAAGACCGCGACGCCGACACTGACCGACACCTCGAGCGGCGGCTCGCCCGGCTCCCCGAACGGCCTGCGCCGCACTGCCGCGCGGATCCGCTCGGCCGCCTGCACGGCGCCCTCCTCGTCGGTCTCCGGGAGGAGGACGACGAACTCCTCGCCGCCGTAGCGCGCCAGCGTGTCGACGTCGCGCACCTGACCGCGGACCCGCGCGGCCAGGTCGACCAGCACGGCGTCGCCGCGCTGATGTCCGTGCACGTCGTTGACGAGCTTGAAGTGGTCGAGGTCCAGCAGCAGCAGCCCGAGTGGCCGGCCGAACCGGGCCGCACGCTCGATCTCCCTGCCGATGGTCACCGCGAAGTGGCGGTAGTTCGCCAGCCCCGTCAGGCCGTCGGTGATCGACAGCCGGCGCGCCTCTTCGTGCAGCAGGACGTTGTCGACCGCGACCGTCGCCTGGCTGGTGAAGGTGCGGAGGGTGACCAGGTCGGCCTCCTCGAAGGCCTCCCCGTCGGCGCGGTCGTAGACCGTCAGGACGCCGATGACGTTCGCGGAGCTCTTCAGCGGTACGGCCAGCAGGGCCTGCGCAGCCGGCTCCCCCGGGTCCGGTGTCAGCCCCTCGGCGACCCAGCCGCGCACCGCCTCCCCGCTGCGGGCGACGCGGCCGGCGACGCCGGCTCCGACCGGAAGGCGCAGGTCGCAGGCGACGCCGCGCTCCTCGAGGCCCTGCCCGACTGCGAGCTCGAGGTGCGTACCGTCGGCGCTCAGCAGGAACACCGCTCCGGCCTGGGCCCTGGTGGAGCTCATCGCGGTGTCGAGCACCACGGTGAGGATCCGGTCGAGGTCGTGCGTCCCGGACAGCGTGTCGCCGATCCGCGCGACCCCGGCCTGCAGCTCGTCGCGGCTGGCCTGCAGCGCCCCGACGTAGCGGCGCAGCTCCCCGGTCATCGTGTTGAACGACGCGGCCAGGTGGCCGAGCTCGTCCCGGGAACGCACCTCGATCGTCGTCTCCAGGTCGCCACCGGCCACCCGCGCCGCGGCGGCGCCGAGCTCGCCCAGCGGGCGGGTGGTGGCGCGCGCGAGCAGCAGGGCGATCACCGCGGCCAGCAGCACCGCGCCGGCAGTCACTGTCAGGCCGATCAGGAGGACACCCGGTCCCTCGCCCTGGCGCTGGCTGACCAGGACCGCGACCGGCTGACCGGGGCGGGCGGGGGTGAGGACCGCGATCCTGTCCCAGCCGGAGACCGGCGTCGTCTCCGCCTGCACGGCGGCCCGCACCAGCGGACCGGGCACCGGCGCGCTGGCCGCGACCGGCTGGCCGGCGGCGAGCAGGACGACCTCGCCGACACCGGCCGAGGTGCGCAGCGTGCGGGCCAGCGCGTCGTCGACGGTGAAGGCGGCGACCGCAGCACCGGCCGGCGAGTCCTGGGTGCCGCCTCCCCTGCGGTTCAGCGAGACGACGGCGGCGATCTGGACCGCGCCCGCCGTGCGGACGGACTGGCCGGTGCTGCAGTCCCGCGACGGCACATCGGGGGCCTGACCGGCCTCGCCTGCGGTCGTGCCGTCGGCGGTCGTCACCCGCATTCCGTCCGCCAGCCCGCGGCGGACCAGTTCCTCGAGGGCCGGTCTCAGGGCAGCGTCGTCCGGCCCGGTGGTGGCTGCGGCCACCCGGGCCGCGGCCTCGGCGCCGGCCCGGGCCCGGTCGCAGAGCGAGGCGACCACCGCGGCCGCCAGGCGGCTGCTCGAGGTCAGACCCTGCGCCTGGCGCTCCGCGATCGCGGCCGGCAACACGGTGGTCAGCAGCGCGACCACCACGAGCAGCGGGACGAGCACGACGAGGACGAAGGCGGCCGTCAGCCGCGTCCGCAGCGTCACCAGGCCCTCCCGTTCGTCCTCGGCACCGGACTGCGATGCTCGCACGGTGATCGGCGTGCGCGGGGTTCCTGGGGAGGGTGTCCCCGTCGGGGGTGTCCCCGTCGGGGGTGTCCCCGTCGGGGGTGTCCCCGTCGGGGGCGTTCCCGTCGGGGGTGTCCCCGTCCGGGGCGTTCCCGACAAGGCGGGGATACGCCGGGCCGTTCTCTCCCGCCGCGCCGCGTTGCCGCCGGAGACCCGGGACCGGGCCGGACGGGCAGCCGCCGACGCGTTGGCCGGTCGTGCCTGGCGCAAGGTCGCGGCCTACCTCGCGGTCGGTGGCGAGCCGGAGACGGCGGCGCTGCTGGCGGCGCTGGGCGAGCGGGAGGTGCTGCTCCCGGTACTGCTGCCGGACCGCGACCTGGACTGGGCGCGTGCCGACGGCGGGATCGCGCGGGGACCGCACGGACTGCTGGAGCCGCAGGGGCGGCGGCTGGGTCGCGAGGCCGTGGCCGACTGCGACCTGGTCGTCGTCCCCGCGCTGTCCGTCGACGGCAACGGCAACCGGCTGGGCCGCGGCGGGGGTTCCTACGACCGGGTGCTGCCGCGTACCCGCGGCTGGGTGGTGGCGCTGCTGCACGACGGCGAGATGATCGCCCCGCTGCCCGCCGAACCGCATGACGCACCCGTGCACGCCGTGGTCCTGCCGAGCCGGGGGCTGGTCCGCCTCCGGCCGCACCCGTCGGACGGCGCCGACACCTCCACCACGGGAGCCGGCACCTCCACCACGGGAGCCGGCACCTCCACCACGGGAAGGGTCACATGAACAACGGATTCGAGGACCTGCTGGCCGCCAACGAGGCCTACGCGGCGAGCTTCAGCAGCGGCGGGCTCGAGGGCCGCGCCGCCCGCGGCCTGGCGGTCGTGACGTGCATGGACTCGAGGATCGAGCCGCTGCAGATGCTCGGGCTGTCCAAGGGCGACGCCAAGATCCTGCGCAACGCGGGCGGCCGGGTCACCGACGGCGTGCTGCGCGCCCTGGTGCTGGCGACCCACCTGCTGGGCGTGCACCGGGTGATGATCGTCGAGCACACCGACTGCCGGATGGCCAAGGTCACCGACGATCAGGCGCACCACGCGATCCTCGAGCAGTCCGGGATCGACACGCGCAGCCTGGATTTCCAGACCATCCCGGATCAGGCGACGACCCTCGCGAGGGACGTCCAGCGGGTCCGCAGCTTTCCCTACCTGCCGGCCGGGCTGGCCGTCGTCGGCTGCCTCTACGACGTCACCAGCGGAAGGGTGCGGGTCAAGGTGCCGCTGGAGGACCAGGAGCCTGCGGGGGAGTGAGGGACTCACCCGCTTCCACGGTCCCCGCTGCCGGCCGCCGCGCCGCGAGCCAGAACGGCTTCCGGCTCATCACGGCGCCGAGTTGTCGTCCGTCATAGCGTTCCCACGTGCGACCCCGTCAACTGACTCATCGGAGGTTCAGCATGGCTGCTCCGACGCTCACGCTCAGGCGCCCGACACGACGTAAGTCACTCAGCTACTTCAAGGGGTCGATCCTCGAACACCCGGACAACTCCGACCCGGCTGCGGTTGGGGCCATCGTGCACGTCTTCTTCCCTGGAATCCCGTTGCAGCACTGGGGGGCGGTCGCTGCCGACGCCTTGGTCGAGGCCCTCGACCCGGCTGGCGTCTGGTACCGCATCGAGCAGTGGCACGCCGGAGAAACCACTCTGTCTCCCACCGGACCGGACCTGCACCTCGTCGACGCGACTCTGCGCTGTCTCGGCACGATGTCAGCGGACGCCGCGACGCCGGGAGCACGCCCGCGTCAATGACGCGATCCCGCGTGCAGCACGGCGCTTTCTGCTCGGGCACTCGTCGCACCTACGCAGCAGTCGTCCTGAAGCCCACGAACGTCGCCGATGCTGTGATCAACGCCGTCTTCCCGCACATTTCCGCCGTACCGGAAGTGAGCAAGCCCGGCGTTGATCACGACCGGAGGCTGGGCCGGGGCGCGCGACGGCGGCGGTTCTGCGACGTGGCAGCAGGTCGGGCGCTCGGGCAGCCGCTACCGGCGTGTCGGCCGTGCCGGGCCCCAGGCCGACACGAGTCCAAGATCTTCGGAACATCCACAGGGCCAGGGGCCTGTGGATGTTCCGAAGATCTTGCTCAGGTTCGGCGGCACCCTGACATCCACGACCGGCGGCACCCGGCCACCGGCGAGAGGCGGCAAGAGGCGGCGAGAGGCCGCGGCGCCTCGCCGCTGACCTCAGCAACACACAGCAGCCGGTTCTGCGGCGGGGTGCGAACGGTGCAGACGACCGGGTCTGCTCGTCGACCCCTTGCCGGGCCCCTCTGCGCAGGCACCAGCGCAATCCGGTACTCATCCGGGCGAACAGTCACGGTCACGGGCGGAAAGACGCCGCCATGCGCTTTCCGCCCATCGTCACGCTGGCCGCAACGGCCACGCTCACCGACAGCTCGTTGGACCGCCGAGGGCGTCATCCGGCACACTGGCACTCAGCAACCGCGAGTGCCAGCCCTCCAGGAGGAGACCGTGCCCACCTACCAGTACGCCTGCACCGCGTGCGGCGAGCGCCTGGAGGCCGTGCAGACCTTCACCGAGGCGTCGCTGACCGAGTGTCCAGCGTGCTCCGGCGCGCTCCGCAAGGTCTTCAGCGCCGTCGGCGTGGTCTTCAAGGGCTCCGGCTTCTACAAGACCGACAGCCGGCAGGCTCCCAAGAGCGGCAGCAGCGAGAGCAAGGACTCCGGTGAGAGCTCGTCCACCGGCTCGGACAAGACCGCCGGCTCGGACAAGACCAGCGGCTCGGCCGACTCCTCGACACAGACCGGGAACGGCAAGGGCTCGGGCAGCAACGGCTCCTCGGAGTCCAGGTCCTCGTCGGCCTCCAAGGGCGGCGGCGAGGGCAGCGGCAAGGGCAGCGGCGAGGGCGGCGGCAAGGGTGGTGCTCCGGCCAGGACCTCCGCCAGCCCGGCCGGCAAGAGCGCCTGACCCTTCTGTGGACGGCGGCCCGCTGAGCCGCGGCCGGCGCAGCCGGCTCTAGGGTCGGCTCCCTCGGTCACGACAGGGAGCAGCAACGGTGCAGACGATCGGCGTTCTCGGCGGCTCGGGGCTCTACGCGCTGCTGGAGGGCGCGCGCGAGGTTGCGGTCGAGACGCCGTACGGCCTGCCGAGCGACCCGCCGGTCGTCGGCGAGTTCGGCGGCCGGCAGGTGGCGTTCGTGCCGCGGCACGGCGCGGACCACCGCCTCCCGCCGCACCGGATCCCGTACCGCGCGAACCTGTGGGCGCTGCGCAGCCTGGGTGTCCGGCAGGTGCTCGCGCCGTGCGCCGTCGGCGGGCTGCGGCCCGCGCTCGGGCCGGGCTCGTTGGTGGTGCCCGACCAGCTGGTGGACCGCACCTCCGGGCGGGCCCAGACCTTCCATGACGTGGGCGCGGTGCACGTGCCGTTCGCCGAGCCCTACTGCCCCACCGGCCGGCGTCTTGCCGTCGAGCGCGCCGGCGCCGCCGGTTGGCCGGTGACCGACGGCGGGACGATGGTCGTCGTGGAGGGTCCGCGCTTCTCGACCCGGGCGGAGTCGCAGTGGTTCGCCGCGCAGGGCTGGGACGTCGTCAACATGACCGGTCATCCGGAGGCGGTCCTGGCCCGTGAGCTGGCCCTCTGCTACACCGCGATCGCGCTGGTGACCGATCTCGACGCGGGGATCGAAGGCGGACCGGCGGTGACCCAGGCCGAGGTCTTCCGGGTCTTCGGCGAGAACACCGCCCGGCTCCGCTCGCTGCTGCTGGAGGTGGTGGCCGCGCTTCCGGAGCAGCAGGACTGCTCCTGCGGATCCGCGCTGGACGGTATCCCGCACGACCTGCAGCTGCCGTGAGCAGCCGGCTGGCACCACGCGATCTGCTGCGCGCGGCCGCCCGGCACCGGGCACTGCTGGCCGCCGGCCTCGCGGCGGCGGCGGTCGCGAGCGGGCTGTCGGTGGTGGCGCCGGCTGCAGAGGCGACCGTCCCGGTGCTCACGGCCGCCCACGACCTGGCCGCCGGCAGTGTCCTGTCGGCGGACGACCTGGTCGCGGCGCAGGTGCCCCGGGCCCTCGTGCCGGCGGGCGCGCTGTCGGAGTTCGACGGGGTGGCCGGCCGGCTGGTCGCCGGACCGGTGCGCCGCGGGGAGCCGCTGACCGACGTCCGCCTGCTCGGCGCAGCCCTGCTTCCCCGCGGTGCGCAGGTGGCCGTGCCGGTGCGGCTGGCCGAGCCGTCGACCGGCGCACTGGTGCAGGCGGGTGACACCGTGGACGTGCTGTCCGCCTCCCCCGAGGGCGGTGCGGCGGCGCGGGTGGTCGCCACCGGGCTGGCCGTCCTGGCGGTGCCTGCGCTCGAGAGCTCCGCCGGGGAGGGTGCCCTGCTCGTGCTGGCCGCCTCTCGTCCGGCCGCGGCCCGGCTGGCCGCCGCGGCCGTGACCGGTCGGCTGTCGGTCGTCGTGCACGGCCGGTGACCCGCGGCCGCTGACTCCAACCCGAACGAAAGAGGTGCACATGGAAGGCTTCAAGAAGTTCCTGCTCCGCGGCAACGTCGTCGACCTGGCCGTCGCGGTGGTCATCGGCGCGGCCTTCGGCGCCGTCGTCACGGCGTTCGTCAGCGCCTTCATCACACCGCTGGTCGGTGTGTTCACCGGCGCCGCAGGAGATTTCTCCGCCACGTCCTTCGACATCGGCGGCGCGACGTTCCCCTACGGCCAGTTCGTCGACGCGCTGCTCGGGTTCGTCATCATCGCGTCCGTTGTGTACTTCTTCGTCGTCCGGCCGGTGAACCGGCTGATGGAGCGCTTCAAGACCGAGCCCGACGTCGTGTCCACGACCAAGGCCTGCCCCCAGTGTCTGTCGAACATCCCGCAGGCGGCGACACGCTGCGCCTTCTGCACCGTCGAGCAGCCGGTCTGACGAGCCGGTCAGGGACCCCCCGGTCAGGGACCATGGTGCGGCGGTACCTCGCGCCGCAGCCGCTCGTCGTCGTCGTCCGGCGGTGGCGCAGCCCAGGGCTCCCGCACGTCGAGGTCGGGCTCCGCGACGGGCGACGGATCGGGGAAGGCGTCGGCCGGCCCGACCGCTCGCCGCCGCCGCCGGCGGGCCGGGCGCGGCTCCGCATCGCCGTCGGCAGGACCTTCCCGGCTCGTCCCGGCTACCCTCTTCGTGGTCCCGCCTCCGTAGCTCAGTGGACAGAGCGCCTCCGTCCTAAGGAGGGCGTCGGGAGTTCGATTCTCTCCGGGGGCACGCAAGCGTGCGGCCGAGCTACATCCGCGGACGGTCGTACGCCGACGTCGGTGCGTCCAGCGCGCTGGTCGGTGCGGCGGTCGTGGTGCCGGCGTCCGGGAAGGACGGGCTGGCCGGAGTAGTCGGGTAGGCCTCCTGCGGGGACGCGCTCCTGACCTTGTCCTTCTCGTCGCCGGCCTTGCTCAGCAGGTCCTCCCAGCGACTCTGCATCGGCTTGATGAGGCCACCGCCGGCGCCGACGATGATCACACCGGCGACGGTGGCGAGGATCGCGTAGAGCAGCGGCCCGGTCACCGTGGTGGCGACCCCGACCTGGTCCAGGGCGGACTTCACGAACAGCAGCAGGACCAGCAGGCTCGCGGCATTGGCCAGGATCGTGCCGTACGACAGGCCGCCGAGGATGTTGGACAGGAACGTCTTGACGGTGCTGGCAAAGACGGCGCCGATGACGACGAGAACGATCGCCACGAGGATGTTGGGGATCAATGCGATGAAGGCGGCCAGCGGCTGCTGCAGCGCGGCGATGCCGAGTGCGCTCACCGCGGCGGACAGGAACGGGATGAAGATCGCGAAGAAGACGAGCTTGGCGACGATGTCGCTGGCGTCGTACGAGCTCCTCGCCAGCGCCCTCTTGATCCCACCGCGCTCGACGGCGCGGTCGAAGCCGGCCCGCTCGAGCAGCGTGTCGACGAGCTTGGCCACCAGCTTCGCGACGACGTAGCCCACCAGCAGGATGACCAGGAACCCGAGCAGCTTCGGGATGAAGGTCGCGACGCTGCGGAAGCCGTCGGTGACCGGCCCTTCGAGGTCCAGGGCGAGCGGTGCGGACATGACTTCTCCTCCGGTGCAGGGTGGTTACGCCCGGCAGCTGGCCTCGGCGCTGCCGACGGTTGTTCCCCTCGCGGCGCCGCTGACGCCGCCGCCGGGTAGCGGTTCAGCAGAGGTGGTTCACGTCGTACGGCTGACCGCTCTGCTCGGGCTGGACCTGCACCATCACGACCGGGCCGCCGCTGAAGCTGATGTCCTTGCCGCACATGTCGGCAGGCGCCTCCCCTGTGGCGGCGCGGAACACCCACGCCTGCAGGTGCTCCACCCGGAAGTCGCCCAGAATGTTCTCCCAGTCCGGCGAGCTGCTGTCGGCGCGGTCGGAGTAGAAGCCGACCCGGTAGCCGGCGTCGCGCAGCGTCGCGACGGTCCCGTTGATGACCGCGCGGTTGACAGCGACGGCCGCGGCGTAGCCGGTCTGCCAGA
The Mycobacteriales bacterium genome window above contains:
- the mscL gene encoding large conductance mechanosensitive channel protein MscL → MEGFKKFLLRGNVVDLAVAVVIGAAFGAVVTAFVSAFITPLVGVFTGAAGDFSATSFDIGGATFPYGQFVDALLGFVIIASVVYFFVVRPVNRLMERFKTEPDVVSTTKACPQCLSNIPQAATRCAFCTVEQPV
- a CDS encoding FmdB family zinc ribbon protein, with amino-acid sequence MPTYQYACTACGERLEAVQTFTEASLTECPACSGALRKVFSAVGVVFKGSGFYKTDSRQAPKSGSSESKDSGESSSTGSDKTAGSDKTSGSADSSTQTGNGKGSGSNGSSESRSSSASKGGGEGSGKGSGEGGGKGGAPARTSASPAGKSA
- a CDS encoding S-methyl-5'-thioadenosine phosphorylase is translated as MQTIGVLGGSGLYALLEGAREVAVETPYGLPSDPPVVGEFGGRQVAFVPRHGADHRLPPHRIPYRANLWALRSLGVRQVLAPCAVGGLRPALGPGSLVVPDQLVDRTSGRAQTFHDVGAVHVPFAEPYCPTGRRLAVERAGAAGWPVTDGGTMVVVEGPRFSTRAESQWFAAQGWDVVNMTGHPEAVLARELALCYTAIALVTDLDAGIEGGPAVTQAEVFRVFGENTARLRSLLLEVVAALPEQQDCSCGSALDGIPHDLQLP
- a CDS encoding 5-formyltetrahydrofolate cyclo-ligase, yielding MIGVRGVPGEGVPVGGVPVGGVPVGGVPVGGVPVGGVPVRGVPDKAGIRRAVLSRRAALPPETRDRAGRAAADALAGRAWRKVAAYLAVGGEPETAALLAALGEREVLLPVLLPDRDLDWARADGGIARGPHGLLEPQGRRLGREAVADCDLVVVPALSVDGNGNRLGRGGGSYDRVLPRTRGWVVALLHDGEMIAPLPAEPHDAPVHAVVLPSRGLVRLRPHPSDGADTSTTGAGTSTTGAGTSTTGRVT
- the cpaB gene encoding Flp pilus assembly protein CpaB; translation: MSSRLAPRDLLRAAARHRALLAAGLAAAAVASGLSVVAPAAEATVPVLTAAHDLAAGSVLSADDLVAAQVPRALVPAGALSEFDGVAGRLVAGPVRRGEPLTDVRLLGAALLPRGAQVAVPVRLAEPSTGALVQAGDTVDVLSASPEGGAAARVVATGLAVLAVPALESSAGEGALLVLAASRPAAARLAAAAVTGRLSVVVHGR
- a CDS encoding diguanylate cyclase; protein product: MTLRTRLTAAFVLVVLVPLLVVVALLTTVLPAAIAERQAQGLTSSSRLAAAVVASLCDRARAGAEAAARVAAATTGPDDAALRPALEELVRRGLADGMRVTTADGTTAGEAGQAPDVPSRDCSTGQSVRTAGAVQIAAVVSLNRRGGGTQDSPAGAAVAAFTVDDALARTLRTSAGVGEVVLLAAGQPVAASAPVPGPLVRAAVQAETTPVSGWDRIAVLTPARPGQPVAVLVSQRQGEGPGVLLIGLTVTAGAVLLAAVIALLLARATTRPLGELGAAAARVAGGDLETTIEVRSRDELGHLAASFNTMTGELRRYVGALQASRDELQAGVARIGDTLSGTHDLDRILTVVLDTAMSSTRAQAGAVFLLSADGTHLELAVGQGLEERGVACDLRLPVGAGVAGRVARSGEAVRGWVAEGLTPDPGEPAAQALLAVPLKSSANVIGVLTVYDRADGEAFEEADLVTLRTFTSQATVAVDNVLLHEEARRLSITDGLTGLANYRHFAVTIGREIERAARFGRPLGLLLLDLDHFKLVNDVHGHQRGDAVLVDLAARVRGQVRDVDTLARYGGEEFVVLLPETDEEGAVQAAERIRAAVRRRPFGEPGEPPLEVSVSVGVAVFPAHGATSTMLLRRADEALYAAKRAGRDTWRLAEVSSVES
- a CDS encoding carbonic anhydrase yields the protein MNNGFEDLLAANEAYAASFSSGGLEGRAARGLAVVTCMDSRIEPLQMLGLSKGDAKILRNAGGRVTDGVLRALVLATHLLGVHRVMIVEHTDCRMAKVTDDQAHHAILEQSGIDTRSLDFQTIPDQATTLARDVQRVRSFPYLPAGLAVVGCLYDVTSGRVRVKVPLEDQEPAGE